The Pelorhabdus rhamnosifermentans genome includes a region encoding these proteins:
- a CDS encoding YitT family protein, translated as MPRRSPGLLLRIARLVLLKLAKRLPSPVYAYISHNLPHMVTQYLWVAIGSMISGVSINIFFVPHHLLSGGVSGVAMIIFFLFHYPLGLLTTLLNIPIFYLAYKMLNKEYVFGAFYGMIIFSASLDATRFLADINFIDDILLASIYGGILTGIGSGIIFRVNGSSGGTDIIGAIMKKYYGYSMGSMGFAINCVVMIFAGVFFGPKSAMYTLFAMYAGAVLTDKIVEGFNRKKSIMIISDKHEEISVAILNELGRGITILKGEGAFTHQEKKVLYIVVTFTQIAKIKIMVEDIDTSAFLIIQDAAEVSGKGFTH; from the coding sequence ATGCCGCGTCGTTCCCCGGGTCTTTTACTTCGCATCGCGCGTCTTGTTCTGCTTAAACTGGCTAAAAGACTCCCTTCCCCTGTATATGCCTATATTTCGCACAATCTTCCGCATATGGTAACGCAATATTTATGGGTCGCTATCGGCAGTATGATCAGTGGCGTAAGCATAAATATCTTTTTTGTCCCCCACCATTTATTAAGCGGCGGTGTCAGTGGCGTTGCCATGATTATTTTTTTTCTCTTTCACTATCCCCTCGGATTACTCACAACGCTCTTAAACATTCCTATTTTTTATCTGGCTTATAAAATGCTTAACAAGGAATATGTCTTTGGCGCCTTCTATGGAATGATCATTTTCTCAGCATCGCTTGATGCTACCCGCTTCTTGGCTGACATTAACTTTATTGACGACATTTTGTTGGCCTCTATCTATGGCGGAATCCTCACAGGGATTGGCTCAGGCATTATTTTTCGTGTCAACGGCAGCAGCGGCGGCACCGATATTATCGGTGCCATTATGAAAAAATACTATGGCTATAGTATGGGGTCCATGGGATTTGCGATTAACTGCGTCGTTATGATATTTGCAGGTGTTTTTTTTGGTCCAAAATCAGCTATGTACACACTATTCGCCATGTACGCAGGGGCCGTACTAACAGACAAAATTGTCGAAGGCTTTAATAGAAAAAAATCCATTATGATTATTTCAGACAAGCATGAAGAAATTTCAGTCGCCATATTAAATGAACTCGGGCGCGGCATAACTATATTAAAGGGTGAAGGAGCCTTTACTCATCAAGAAAAAAAGGTCCTCTATATCGTAGTAACTTTTACTCAGATTGCTAAAATAAAAATAATGGTAGAAGATATCGATACCTCAGCCTTTCTCATCATCCAGGATGCTGCTGAAGTATCTGGCAAGGGATTTACTCATTAA
- a CDS encoding DUF3794 domain-containing protein, which yields MDDKDTRFYGDPCTLSAQTGPQTIVVRQIIGEQEAQAVLDIHVVVPASKPSIEQIIDVLVKDVDVNSVDVIMDKVIVRGEFEIKAIYVANLPDLPVHAIQIKHYRWTQDIDLPGARRGMDADASVIVEFVDYDVDDEGYRRAYMYNKYDDDSCQEDCADDPSDDCDDHHDDCDDHHHHHDDCDDHHHHHDDCDHHHHHHHNLREFDVSVVLKITGKVMADREVMINNPTVPLYPKG from the coding sequence GTGGACGATAAAGATACGCGTTTTTATGGTGATCCCTGCACACTTAGTGCTCAGACAGGTCCGCAGACCATTGTTGTACGGCAGATAATTGGGGAACAGGAAGCACAAGCTGTGCTGGATATTCATGTTGTTGTTCCGGCTTCCAAACCATCGATTGAGCAAATTATTGATGTTCTTGTGAAGGATGTTGATGTCAATAGTGTCGATGTCATTATGGATAAAGTCATTGTACGCGGCGAATTTGAAATTAAAGCCATTTATGTTGCTAATTTACCGGATCTACCTGTGCATGCCATCCAAATTAAACATTACAGGTGGACACAAGACATTGATTTACCTGGCGCGCGACGGGGGATGGATGCCGATGCCAGTGTGATTGTTGAATTTGTCGATTATGATGTAGATGATGAAGGATACCGTCGGGCTTATATGTATAATAAGTATGATGACGATTCATGCCAAGAAGATTGTGCTGATGATCCGTCTGACGACTGTGACGACCACCATGACGATTGCGACGATCACCACCATCACCATGACGACTGCGACGATCACCATCATCACCATGATGACTGCGATCACCATCATCACCATCATCATAATCTTAGGGAATTCGACGTATCTGTTGTATTAAAAATTACTGGTAAGGTAATGGCGGATCGCGAGGTAATGATCAACAACCCTACTGTACCATTATACCCAAAAGGTTAG
- a CDS encoding SPOCS domain-containing protein, whose translation MTDELKRQTSGSTITAISGTGIDDNANVLCGCPQPGPETIAVEQVLGAETKQRVVEFDMILPSNKPSIQQVIDVYVKDVCISDVDVIPDKVIIRGNLEVKVMYVADLPDEPVHAYERKHVRFTRDIVLEGAEPGMDATADVNVEYINYDFDCWCDRRKVHITIVLKFWARVTTTTSMDVYALTPINEMGPVEAIAGPAGYYGGYAPENMFVSGMQPVAGTTMGPVTGTATVIGTKVNVRTGPGTTFPVVTQVNSGATVTIKDGAFGWNRVVLSDGTTTGWIAGWLLQTTSGTVPSTPKG comes from the coding sequence ATGACGGACGAACTTAAGCGTCAAACATCAGGATCAACGATTACAGCCATATCAGGAACAGGTATTGACGATAATGCCAATGTTCTCTGCGGCTGCCCGCAGCCTGGGCCTGAAACGATTGCTGTGGAACAGGTTTTAGGTGCTGAAACAAAACAGCGTGTTGTCGAGTTTGATATGATTTTGCCAAGCAATAAACCCAGTATTCAACAAGTGATTGACGTGTATGTCAAAGATGTTTGCATTTCTGACGTCGATGTCATACCAGATAAAGTGATTATTCGTGGCAATTTGGAAGTAAAAGTCATGTATGTTGCTGATTTGCCTGATGAACCTGTTCATGCCTATGAAAGAAAACATGTGCGCTTTACCCGTGACATTGTGTTGGAAGGTGCTGAGCCGGGCATGGATGCTACGGCAGATGTTAATGTAGAATATATTAATTATGATTTTGATTGCTGGTGTGATCGGCGCAAAGTCCATATTACTATTGTACTTAAATTCTGGGCGCGTGTCACGACGACAACTTCTATGGATGTTTACGCATTGACTCCTATCAATGAAATGGGTCCAGTCGAAGCTATTGCGGGTCCTGCTGGCTATTATGGTGGTTATGCACCAGAGAATATGTTTGTTAGCGGCATGCAGCCTGTTGCAGGAACAACTATGGGCCCAGTGACAGGGACTGCTACGGTTATTGGTACGAAGGTCAATGTCAGGACAGGACCCGGAACGACATTCCCTGTCGTGACGCAAGTAAATAGTGGTGCAACAGTGACCATTAAAGATGGGGCTTTTGGATGGAATCGCGTTGTGTTAAGCGACGGTACCACGACTGGCTGGATAGCCGGTTGGTTGCTACAAACGACATCTGGTACTGTGCCAAGTACACCGAAAGGATAA